CAATGACGGTGTTGGGCAGTTCGACCCGACAGATACAGGTGTATGGCCGAAAGCGGAATACACGGATTGTTGATACAAAAGAGAATGAAGCTGTTTTATCTCATACTGCACCACAGCGCAGCTTATTTGCTGGTCTGGACGTGAAGTCTACAtggagcgctttgcgcgacAGCCCTAAAAAGGCAGTATCGCACTTCACGAAACCAAAGAGCGGCACTCCGCTGCGGGACACCAAGAATACTACGCGTAGGaatgcgccgtgcacgcccAAACTGACagtgcaagcgccgcagacaCAAAACCAAGCGTCTACAAAAGACTTGCCCGCGTCGCAGACACCAAACCAGGCGCCCAAAAAAGACTTgtccgcgccgcaaacaCCAAACCAGGCGCCCACAACGGAAACACTTTTATGCGCATTGAATGCGCTTTCGCTGGACGATCAtggagcgctgcaaagTCTTTTACGTGCTGCGGACCAAGACGCTGTACAGTCTTTCTCCTtttttctgcagcgcaacgtGCACGACGCAGGCGGAAAACTGACCAAGATTGGCGAGGCGAGCTACTCGGAAGTGTTCCATATTACTCGCACAAAGAAGGGCTCACTACCGCACACGTCGGTAATGAAGGTGATTCCGCTGGATTGCGGCTTGTCGCACGAAAGTGTTCATTTTTCTGCTATCCCTGacgtggagcgcgagatCAGTGTAAGCAAAGCACTGTTGTCGTGCGCACACCAAGAAACGTGTCAATTTGTGCGTTTGCAGCAAGCAATCATTGTCCAGGGCGTGTACCAACCCGAGCTGCTGGAAGCATGGGATTCGTTCAAGCAGGAACACGCCTTTAAAAGTGAGAATGCGCGGCCGGAAGCGATGACATCATCGCAGCTGTACGCACTGTTGCTCATGGAAAATGGCGGGACGGAGCTTGGGGAAATGCGCCTGGACAACTGggccgagcgtgccgccgtTTTTTGGCAAATCGTCTACGCGATTTCTGCCGCGGAGCAGGCAGCGCGGTTTGAGCACCGCGACTTGCACATGGGCAATGTTCTTGTTACACGCCAGGAGCCTGTGCCGCActacgcgccgcagcctACGCTATGGGACACGTACGGCCCGAAACATGCATCCGTGCGTGCTACCATCATCGACTACACACTTGCACGCATGGACATGCCGGATGGAAAAGTCCTCGCCGATACATTTGGCGATGAGATGTTGTTTGAGGGACACGGCGATTCACAGTACGACGTCTACCGCACCATGCGGCGCCTCGTGTCAGGCGACTGGCGCGGCTACTACCCCGGGACAAACTTGCTAGTACGTCTTTCACTTTCTAACCACAGTGGCTCCATTTTATAGTTCAGCACCTTCTTGCGGCAGATGAGCCTCCggaagagcgcggcgaggaggAAAAGGCGTACACGAGCTTGCTCCTTGCTGAGCAATTAGCgcacgacgccgtcgaACACTTGCGCCGTACCGCGCCGCAGAAAAGCGTCTCTACGCGTTCGAAGCGCCGGTCGATCCAGCGTGGTCCTGATGCATGGAAAGTGCTGCCAGACCTGTCCCGCGACCCGATCCGGTCCGCTACCGAGTTAGCGCAGGCCACAGCGGTGCATTGGCCGTAGTTTTGTGGAGTAGTGTTGTACGTTTTTCACGCGCCAGTGCGGTGCTCCACATGATGCGCTGGAGAGTAATTTAGAGGGTTTGTCGGGCGCGCAAGTGACATGGGCGAGAAGGATCTGCCGTCTGTCCCCCATatggcgccgccggacCCCCACATGGGCCAGGCGATGCACGGCACAGCCTGGGCATTCCAACGCTATAGCCCTGCAGACACCTTGTACGATGGGGTGCATTTGCCTCCCGCGCCGGTCCCGTACGATGAATTTACAATCCCGCAAGATGCAATTCCCTCGCTGGATGACCTgctcgcaagcagcgctttACCTAATACTGAAGCATTCAACCTTAATTTGGGAACGCCTTCGCATGACGCAGGCCGTGAAGGGCTTGATCTTGTGTCCCCAAGTGTACGGCGGGACGAGCCCGGAAATGTACACCACCGCACCCTTTTTAACGAGAATGAATACACATTTCTAGACCAGTTTTTGCAATCGCTGGAGAGTGATCTGGCGCCTACTTCGATGGACCAGCCCGACAAGCAAGAGCACACGCAGCTACTACCGCCTTTCCAGCCAATCCCCCCGGCAAAAGAGCCCGAGATAAAACACGACATctcggacgacgacgaagaaaGCAATTTAGCCGGAGCAACCGTCAAGCGCCGACGGCATATTGTCTCTGAGCAGCGACGGCGAAACCAAGTCCGTGAAAGCTTTACACGGCTCTCTTCTCTGTTGGAGCAGAGCAGGGCGTTTGGGGCACGCGCTTTGGGCCTTAATGCTGGCGCCGGTACGAGCGTCGAGGACGAGGATTTGGACGACCGCACCGACACGGAGGAGGTGCTGTCGCTATACTGTGACGAGGAAGAGacccagcggcggcggcgcaatgcacaacgccgcgctcgctccCGCACAAATGCAGACCGGCAAGGGC
This is a stretch of genomic DNA from Malassezia vespertilionis chromosome 1, complete sequence. It encodes these proteins:
- a CDS encoding non-specific serine/threonine protein kinase (COG:D; EggNog:ENOG503P28B) yields the protein MTVLGSSTRQIQVYGRKRNTRIVDTKENEAVLSHTAPQRSLFAGLDVKSTWSALRDSPKKAVSHFTKPKSGTPLRDTKNTTRRNAPCTPKLTVQAPQTQNQASTKDLPASQTPNQAPKKDLSAPQTPNQAPTTETLLCALNALSLDDHGALQSLLRAADQDAVQSFSFFLQRNVHDAGGKLTKIGEASYSEVFHITRTKKGSLPHTSVMKVIPLDCGLSHESVHFSAIPDVEREISVSKALLSCAHQETCQFVRLQQAIIVQGVYQPELLEAWDSFKQEHAFKSENARPEAMTSSQLYALLLMENGGTELGEMRLDNWAERAAVFWQIVYAISAAEQAARFEHRDLHMGNVLVTRQEPVPHYAPQPTLWDTYGPKHASVRATIIDYTLARMDMPDGKVLADTFGDEMLFEGHGDSQYDVYRTMRRLVSGDWRGYYPGTNLLWLHFIVQHLLAADEPPEERGEEEKAYTSLLLAEQLAHDAVEHLRRTAPQKSVSTRSKRRSIQRGPDAWKVLPDLSRDPIRSATELAQATAVHWP
- a CDS encoding uncharacterized protein (COG:K; EggNog:ENOG503P80A), translating into MGEKDLPSVPHMAPPDPHMGQAMHGTAWAFQRYSPADTLYDGVHLPPAPVPYDEFTIPQDAIPSLDDLLASSALPNTEAFNLNLGTPSHDAGREGLDLVSPSVRRDEPGNVHHRTLFNENEYTFLDQFLQSLESDLAPTSMDQPDKQEHTQLLPPFQPIPPAKEPEIKHDISDDDEESNLAGATVKRRRHIVSEQRRRNQVRESFTRLSSLLEQSRAFGARALGLNAGAGTSVEDEDLDDRTDTEEVLSLYCDEEETQRRRRNAQRRARSRTNADRQGRGRGKGRGRGGSAGGAGSKSAVLFQVIDLLYWLDVQNTTLRRDIAVLEQAAARP